A single region of the Cetobacterium sp. ZOR0034 genome encodes:
- a CDS encoding D-2-hydroxyacid dehydrogenase — translation MKIVVLDGYTLNPGDLCWDELKTLGEVVIYDRTSPEEVLERIGDSKIIFTNKTRIDKSVIDSCKNLKYIGVLAAGYNIVDVEYAREKGIVVTNTPGYSRKAVVQFVFALILEIAHHVWDHSLKVKSGEWQKRKDFCFWDYPLIELEGKTLGIVGAGNIGKENIPIAKAFGMNVLVYDRYSNKDSEKYRVELDELLKRSDIITFHCPLTIQTKELIREENILKMKNGVILINTSRGELAKESDVYKYLENGKIGYYAADVASTEPILDENILLKAKNCIITPHIAWAPKESRERLLKIAINNLKLYFSGESVNKVN, via the coding sequence ATGAAAATAGTTGTTTTAGATGGGTATACACTGAATCCTGGTGACTTATGTTGGGATGAATTGAAAACTTTGGGAGAGGTTGTTATTTATGACAGAACTTCTCCTGAGGAAGTTTTAGAAAGAATAGGGGACAGTAAAATTATATTTACAAATAAAACTAGAATAGATAAATCTGTTATAGATTCTTGTAAAAATTTAAAATATATAGGTGTTTTAGCAGCTGGATATAACATTGTTGATGTAGAGTATGCAAGAGAAAAAGGGATTGTGGTAACAAATACACCTGGGTATAGTAGAAAGGCTGTTGTTCAATTTGTATTTGCATTAATATTAGAGATAGCTCATCATGTTTGGGATCATAGTTTGAAGGTAAAATCTGGGGAATGGCAAAAAAGAAAAGATTTTTGTTTTTGGGACTATCCTTTAATCGAATTAGAGGGAAAAACTTTAGGGATTGTTGGAGCTGGGAATATAGGGAAAGAAAATATTCCTATAGCTAAGGCTTTTGGAATGAATGTTTTAGTTTATGACCGATATTCAAATAAAGATTCAGAAAAATATCGAGTAGAGTTAGATGAATTACTAAAGAGATCGGATATAATAACGTTTCATTGTCCATTAACAATTCAAACTAAAGAACTTATACGTGAGGAAAATATCTTGAAGATGAAGAATGGAGTTATTTTAATTAATACTTCAAGAGGAGAGTTAGCTAAAGAAAGTGATGTGTATAAGTATTTAGAAAATGGGAAAATAGGATATTATGCTGCAGATGTTGCTTCAACAGAACCTATTTTAGATGAGAATATTCTTTTGAAAGCTAAAAACTGCATAATAACACCTCACATAGCTTGGGCACCAAAAGAATCAAGAGAAAGATTGTTAAAAATAGCAATAAATAACTTAAAACTTTATTTTTCTGGGGAGAGTGTAAATAAAGTAAATTAA
- a CDS encoding CaiB/BaiF CoA-transferase family protein has translation MGALSGVRVLDLTRVLAGPYCGMLLADMGAEVIKIEVPGKGDDSRSFAPFVNGESAYYMNLNRNKKGITLNLKSEKGKQIFFDLLKDADILLENFRPGTMEKLGLGYETLKKINPGIVYGCVSGFGHTGPYKNRAGYDIIGQAVGGLMSTTGWPGGEPTRTGTAMADVLAGLSVTIGVLGALNHKNKTGIGQKVDVALVDSVISSMEIITQIYLVGGKIPEKIGNRYESVYPYDSFKAKDGSLVIGCGNDKLFGLLTEIMKREDLKTDERFVINSKRVENHAQLKPIIENWLKDKEIDETVEKLLAKGIPAAPINTIDKVVADPHVLSREMFVEVEHPIAGKMKLTGNHLKFSETPAVIKTPAPLLGEHLDEVLKNILKLDEETILKLKEEKVF, from the coding sequence ATGGGTGCATTAAGTGGAGTTAGAGTTTTAGATTTAACAAGAGTGTTAGCAGGACCTTATTGTGGAATGCTTTTAGCTGACATGGGAGCTGAAGTAATAAAAATAGAGGTTCCTGGGAAAGGGGATGATAGTAGAAGTTTTGCTCCTTTTGTAAATGGAGAAAGTGCTTATTACATGAATTTAAACAGAAACAAAAAAGGAATAACTTTAAACTTAAAAAGTGAAAAAGGAAAACAAATATTTTTTGATCTTTTAAAAGATGCTGATATTTTGTTAGAGAATTTTAGACCTGGAACAATGGAAAAGTTAGGATTAGGGTATGAAACTTTAAAAAAAATAAACCCTGGAATTGTATATGGATGTGTTTCTGGCTTTGGTCATACAGGACCTTATAAAAATAGAGCTGGATATGACATCATAGGGCAAGCTGTTGGAGGATTGATGAGTACTACAGGATGGCCAGGGGGAGAACCAACAAGAACAGGAACAGCTATGGCAGATGTTTTAGCAGGATTAAGTGTTACTATTGGAGTTTTAGGTGCACTTAATCATAAGAATAAGACAGGAATAGGACAAAAAGTCGATGTTGCTTTAGTGGATTCGGTTATATCATCTATGGAAATAATTACACAAATATACTTAGTTGGCGGGAAAATACCAGAAAAAATAGGAAATAGATATGAATCTGTATATCCTTATGACTCATTTAAAGCGAAAGATGGTAGTTTAGTAATCGGCTGTGGAAACGATAAACTTTTTGGATTGTTAACTGAAATAATGAAAAGAGAAGATTTGAAAACAGATGAAAGATTTGTAATAAATTCTAAAAGAGTTGAAAATCATGCTCAGTTGAAGCCTATAATTGAAAATTGGTTAAAAGATAAAGAGATTGATGAAACAGTTGAAAAGTTATTGGCAAAAGGAATCCCTGCGGCACCGATAAATACGATAGATAAAGTTGTAGCAGATCCGCATGTATTATCAAGAGAGATGTTTGTTGAAGTTGAACACCCGATAGCTGGAAAAATGAAGCTAACTGGAAATCATTTAAAGTTTAGTGAGACACCAGCTGTAATAAAGACGCCTGCTCCACTTCTTGGTGAACATTTAGATGAAGTATTAAAAAATATTTTGAAATTAGATGAGGAGACAATTTTAAAACTGAAAGAAGAAAAAGTTTTCTAA
- a CDS encoding SLC13 family permease, translating into MILSIVAFLMLVVMTICLLKNKTSPIVAFIIFPFIAVLGVVLFTDTFVSLGSKSYQVVEVVNWATNGVKLTMNNAILFMFSIIYFGIMNEKGLFDPIISFLVKYSGKNKILIYISTALIALVGQLDGATATTYLVTIPVMLPIYKKFKMNILSMLTIIGGITGVWNMIPWGGTVIRTSVVLQSFGVEVTPQELWKEVLPLQIVGSLVVIIFAIYFGNKEKRIESLKTVADEESQGSSNIYKINWLSWGKNFCLTVITILLMIRFSKIPSYFIFLIATGMALLLNFSDGKDQVRVIEKNAAVAFNTAGTFLAAGVFLGIFKESGMTKSLADILIYIFPTILLPQIGRVLGSLGSAIGIAFSSDLYYYSFVPVVIESVGNFRISPKNIALAMLIGQNVGTVINPCVPTTFLAIGLAGVELKDHIKFSLKYLLIISFVMVLFGIFLGIL; encoded by the coding sequence ATGATTTTATCCATAGTTGCATTTTTGATGTTAGTAGTAATGACTATTTGCCTATTAAAAAATAAAACTTCTCCAATTGTAGCGTTTATAATATTTCCTTTTATAGCTGTTTTAGGAGTAGTTTTGTTTACAGATACTTTTGTCTCTTTAGGAAGCAAGAGCTATCAAGTGGTTGAAGTTGTCAATTGGGCAACAAACGGTGTTAAATTGACAATGAATAACGCTATTTTATTTATGTTTTCTATAATTTATTTTGGAATTATGAATGAGAAAGGATTGTTCGATCCAATAATAAGTTTTTTAGTTAAATATTCAGGAAAAAATAAAATTTTGATTTATATCTCAACAGCATTGATTGCTCTTGTGGGTCAATTAGATGGAGCTACAGCAACAACATATTTAGTAACTATTCCAGTTATGTTACCTATTTATAAAAAATTTAAAATGAATATTTTATCGATGTTGACAATAATTGGAGGAATAACAGGAGTTTGGAATATGATTCCTTGGGGTGGAACGGTTATAAGAACCTCTGTAGTTTTACAAAGCTTTGGAGTGGAGGTAACCCCTCAAGAGTTGTGGAAAGAGGTTTTACCACTTCAAATAGTTGGAAGTCTTGTGGTAATTATATTTGCGATATATTTTGGTAATAAAGAAAAAAGAATAGAGAGTTTAAAAACTGTTGCAGATGAGGAAAGTCAAGGGTCAAGTAATATTTACAAAATCAATTGGTTATCTTGGGGTAAAAATTTTTGTCTAACAGTAATTACGATATTGTTAATGATTAGATTTTCAAAAATACCTAGCTATTTTATATTTTTAATTGCTACCGGTATGGCTTTATTGTTGAATTTTAGCGATGGAAAGGATCAAGTTAGAGTCATAGAAAAAAATGCAGCTGTAGCATTTAACACAGCGGGGACATTTTTAGCAGCAGGAGTATTTTTAGGAATATTTAAAGAAAGTGGAATGACTAAATCGTTAGCAGATATTTTGATATATATATTTCCGACAATTCTCTTACCTCAAATAGGTAGAGTTTTGGGAAGTTTAGGAAGTGCGATTGGAATCGCTTTCAGTTCAGATTTATATTATTATTCGTTTGTTCCGGTTGTAATAGAATCAGTTGGAAACTTCAGAATTAGTCCAAAGAATATAGCGTTAGCCATGTTGATAGGACAAAACGTTGGAACAGTAATAAATCCATGCGTACCAACAACTTTTTTAGCGATTGGTTTAGCTGGAGTAGAGTTGAAAGATCATATAAAATTCAGCTTAAAATATCTACTTATAATATCTTTTGTGATGGTATTATTCGGAATTTTTTTAGGAATACTTTAA
- a CDS encoding hydroxymethylglutaryl-CoA lyase, producing the protein MNYRNEVEIIEIGPRDGFQNVTEFIATNKKKEIIEKLIDAGMRRMQLTSFVSPKHIPQMQDAEEIVKYFLEKYKDIRFFALVPNYRGAKRAFDIGLREITYVISVSEGHNKANVNRSVDESFEELKQIIEEFPEMYVNLDAATVFGCPFDGEVTYEQLEKYVEKAVKIGITTINLCDTIGVANPTQVKNVVENLLEKFPNIEFHIHIHDTRNMGMLNSYVAIESGIKHIQASIGGMGGCPFAPGASGNLSTEDFVYMLDKVNIDTGIDFKKLLKVAKECKKTIPGVYSGHHINIDEDLICVF; encoded by the coding sequence ATGAATTACAGAAATGAAGTAGAGATAATAGAGATAGGTCCGAGAGATGGATTTCAAAATGTAACAGAATTTATAGCAACAAATAAAAAGAAAGAGATAATTGAAAAATTAATAGATGCAGGAATGAGAAGAATGCAGCTAACATCTTTTGTTTCTCCAAAACATATACCACAAATGCAAGATGCTGAAGAGATTGTTAAATACTTTTTAGAGAAATATAAAGATATTAGATTTTTTGCGTTGGTTCCTAATTATAGAGGAGCAAAGAGAGCTTTTGATATAGGCTTGAGAGAAATAACTTATGTAATTTCTGTTTCGGAGGGACATAATAAAGCCAATGTAAATAGAAGTGTGGATGAATCTTTTGAAGAGTTAAAACAAATTATTGAAGAGTTTCCAGAGATGTATGTAAATTTAGACGCAGCTACAGTATTTGGATGTCCATTTGATGGAGAGGTTACTTATGAGCAACTTGAAAAATATGTAGAAAAAGCTGTAAAAATAGGAATAACAACAATAAATTTATGTGACACAATTGGAGTTGCAAATCCGACTCAAGTGAAAAATGTTGTAGAAAATTTATTAGAGAAGTTTCCAAATATAGAGTTTCATATACATATTCACGATACAAGAAATATGGGGATGCTGAACTCTTATGTTGCAATAGAAAGTGGAATTAAGCACATTCAAGCTTCGATAGGAGGGATGGGTGGATGTCCGTTTGCCCCAGGAGCATCTGGAAATTTATCAACAGAAGATTTTGTTTATATGCTAGACAAAGTGAATATAGATACAGGAATTGATTTTAAAAAATTACTTAAAGTTGCCAAAGAGTGTAAAAAGACAATTCCAGGAGTTTACAGTGGTCATCACATAAATATAGATGAGGATTTAATATGTGTTTTTTAA
- a CDS encoding GntR family transcriptional regulator, with protein MKLLEPEKNESIKQNIYRNLKYNIMSLTLKPGEKISESELQKLFNASKSPIREALAKLKEENLIDVIPQKGTFISKINLKLVESTLFIRKVVENEVLFLAKTSKKDKLEFIKNLDKNFLEMKSIISICKKPENLLNLFDLDKEFHKIIFNFIDKAEVWDIISSSSTHYERFRVLETPELNNILFILEQHQRIIDLLKGTNDDNISSIRDLHVKNFTNSFENLVQKYPDYFLK; from the coding sequence ATGAAATTACTAGAACCTGAGAAAAATGAAAGTATCAAGCAGAACATTTATAGGAATTTGAAATATAATATTATGTCATTAACATTAAAACCAGGAGAAAAAATAAGCGAAAGCGAATTACAAAAACTATTTAATGCAAGCAAGTCTCCTATCAGAGAAGCCTTAGCTAAACTAAAAGAGGAAAATCTTATTGATGTTATCCCCCAAAAAGGAACTTTTATATCTAAAATTAATCTAAAATTAGTTGAAAGTACACTATTTATAAGAAAAGTTGTCGAAAATGAAGTATTATTTTTAGCAAAAACTTCCAAAAAAGATAAATTAGAATTTATTAAAAATTTAGATAAAAATTTTTTGGAAATGAAATCAATTATTTCTATCTGCAAAAAACCCGAAAACCTTTTAAATCTATTTGATCTTGATAAAGAGTTCCATAAAATTATTTTTAACTTTATTGACAAAGCAGAAGTTTGGGATATAATTTCTTCTTCGAGCACACATTATGAAAGATTTAGAGTTCTTGAAACTCCTGAGCTAAATAACATTTTATTCATCTTAGAACAGCATCAAAGAATTATCGACCTACTAAAAGGTACAAATGATGATAATATATCTTCTATAAGGGATTTACATGTAAAAAACTTTACAAACTCTTTCGAAAACCTAGTACAAAAATATCCAGATTATTTTTTAAAATAA